One window of the Diospyros lotus cultivar Yz01 chromosome 12, ASM1463336v1, whole genome shotgun sequence genome contains the following:
- the LOC127786839 gene encoding uncharacterized protein LOC127786839 produces MGCFLACFGSSKDRKRKAHRKNKNKVLPRDQGHGSHGPSVASEPESSAAPTNLISEQPVEEQLSLNTRRKVTFDTNVKTYEPVPVRESTDFLPETEKETDKKEEESSGKSSLCSSHSLSEDESTISSVGSYPSNHRYQNCRDSDDEAEELDCEDSDLDDEGEELEDYGDYDEEEYEESRIAQREAWSESIKAASMEGSTEMASARAVTEEVDKRNARDRSVYVHSVLNPVENLSQWKAVKSKAIPPLKPQQKENFIRTEQEEARVSFSSDPILKPKSDKSKNQNQQVAVDASLSNWLVSPETITASNRSVSQCSSSVVSVEDRPILGALTVEEIRQFSASSYSPRRSPSWSPDEKPIIGTVGRYWSHSEPAMDAGSASSKKGIPNTTSKYRREDKRVNWNSTPFETRLERALDGTIA; encoded by the exons ATGGGTTGCTTTCTTGCTTGTTTTGGTTCTTCCAAAGATCGGAAACGCAAAGCTCATaggaagaacaaaaacaaagtcCTCCCTCGAGACCAA GGACATGGAAGCCACGGGCCTTCCGTCGCTTCGGAACCGGAGTCCTCGGCGGCACCCACCAACCTGATTTCGGAACAACC GGTTGAGGAGCAACTGAGCTTGAATACCAGAAGGAAAGTTACCTTTGACACAAATGTCAAGACCTATGAGCCTGTTCCAGTCCGTGAAAGCACCGACTTTTTACCGGAAACTGAAAAAGAAACTGacaagaaagaggaagaaagttCAGGAAAATCAAGCTTATGCTCATCCCACTCACTCTCTGAAGACGAATCTACCATTTCAAGCGTCGGATCTTACCCTTCTAATCATAG GTACCAGAACTGCAGAGACAGCGATGATGAAGCAGAGGAGCTGGACTGCGAGGACAGTGATTTGGACGATGAGGGTGAGGAACTAGAAGACTATGGCGACTATGACGAAGAGGAGTACGAGGAGAGTAGAATCGCACAGCGAGAAGCATGGTCTGAGTCGATCAAAGCTGCATCGATGGAGGGGAGCACAGAAATGGCTTCAGCTCGAGCAGTAACAGAGGAGGTGGATAAGCGAAATGCTCGAGACAGGAGTGTTTACGTTCATTCTGTGCTCAATCCGGTAGAGAATCTCTCTCAATGGAAGGCAGTCAAATCAAAAGCGATTCCACCATTGAAGCCGCAGCAGAAGGAGAATTTCATCAGAACAGAGCAGGAAGAGGCTCGTGTTTCATTTAGCTCCGATCCAATTCTCAAGCCCAAATCTGATAAATCCAAGAATCAGAATCAACAGGTGGCAGTGGATGCAAGCCTGTCAAATTGGTTGGTCTCCCCTGAAACCATTACTGCGTCTAACAGAAGCGTTTCACAGTGCTCAAGCTCAGTGGTGAGCGTGGAAGATAGGCCAATCTTGGGTGCATTGACTGTGGAGGAGATTAGGCAGTTTTCAGCATCGTCTTATTCCCCGAGAAGGTCGCCGAGTTGGAGCCCGGATGAGAAGCCGATAATAGGCACGGTTGGGAGATACTGGAGTCACTCAGAGCCAGCCATGGATGCTGGCTCAGCCTCTTCCAAGAAAGGCATTCCAAACACAACCAGCAAGTACAGAAGAGAG GACAAGAGAGTGAACTGGAACTCGACCCCATTTGAGACGAGGTTGGAGAGAGCTCTCGATGGAACAATTGCTTGA
- the LOC127786838 gene encoding protein PHOSPHATE STARVATION RESPONSE 1 isoform X2 — MKAHPVLSIQRSSERQLSNHGASGALSSSLPVLSSTLEEKYSMLPNCQQLLMERELVNTNSLALHASLPSNKGVVGPMLASTSGFSTDLQFSSVVPLERHSRKSFLISQSSDNGASMLLTHHSRTLQSTMSSNSDCWSKESLPNFFEYPVNTPSMDIQAGSNNNGGCVMTEELCKQNDWQVWADQLINDGDSLTSNWNEIFVDTNIEDPESKEMKSATKILTTQPQALQQISSPSLESSSLNLASSASSAPNKTRMHWTPELHEAFVEAVNKLGGGEKATPKGVLKLMKVEGLTIYHVKSHLQKYRTARYRPDSLEGSSEKKLTPIKEVASLDLKTGVEITEALRLQMELQKCLHEQLEIQRNLQLQIEEQGRYLKMIFERQSGAGDLLKASSPSSLGSSSAQTTDNVPSSPSKNEPSCSRLDNGESENARADAITASVQLLSGPTPSPQSE, encoded by the exons ATGAAAGCACACCCGGTTTTATCTATTCAGAGATCAAGTGAAAGACAACTCAGCAATCATGGTGCTTCTGGAGCTCTTTCATCATCTTTACCTGTTCTTTCGTCCACCTTGGAGGAGAAATATTCCATGTTGCCCAACTGTCAACAGCTTCTAATGGAGAGGGAACTTGTTAACACAAATTCTCTGGCTCTTCATGCTTCTTTACCTTCAAACAAGGGGGTTGTTGGTCCCATGTTAGCATCTACATCAGGATTCTCCACTGATCTCCAGTTTTCTTCTGTTGTGCCCCTTGAAAGGCACTCAAGAAAgtcttttttaatttctcaGTCATCAGATAATGGGGCTTCAATGCTACTAACTCATCATTCTAGGACACTCCAATCTACAATGTCCAGTAACAGTGATTGCTGGAGTAAAGAGTCATTACCTAACTTCTTTGAATATCCTGTAAATACTCCTAGCATGGACATTCAAGCTGGCAGCAACAATAATGGAGGTTGTGTCATGACAGAAGAGCTTTGTAAACAAAATGACTGGCAGGTTTGGGCAGACCAGCTAATCAATGATGGTGATTCCTTGACTTCTAATTGGAATGAAATTTTTGTGGACACCAACATTGAAGATCCAGAATCAAAG GAAATGAAATCAGCTACGAAAATCTTGACAACCCAGCCCCAAGCACTCCAGCAGATTTCATCTCCATCTTTGGAGTCTTCTTCTCTTAACTTAGCATCTTCAGCAAGTAGTGCACCAAATAAGACACGCATGCATTGGACACCTGAACTTCATGAGGCATTTGTTGAAGCAGTCAACAAGCTTGGTGGCGGTGAAA AAGCTACTCCTAAGGGTGTATTGAAGCTAATGAAAGTAGAAGGTTTGACAATTTATCATGTCAAAAGCCACCTGCAG AAGTACAGAACAGCGAGATACAGACCAGATTCCTTGGAAG GATCTTCAGAAAAAAAGTTGACTCCAATTAAGGAAGTGGCATCCTTGGACTTGAAAAC GGGTGTTGAGATCACCGAAGCGTTACGCTTACAGATGGAACTCCAGAAGTGTCTGCATGAACAGCTAGAG ATTCAAAGAAATCTACAGCTGCAAATAGAAGAGCAAGGGAGATATctgaagatgatttttgagAGGCAAAGTGGAGCAGGTGACTTGCTGAAGGCCTCATCGCCGTCAAGCCTTGGAAGCAGCTCTGCTCAGACAACAGATAACGTCCCTAGTTCCCCTTCTAAAAATGAGCCTTCTTGCTCGAGGTTGGACAACGGAGAAAGTGAAAATGCACGAGCTGATGCCATCACAGCATCAGTGCAACTGCTCTCAGGTCCCACACCCAGCCCTCAAAGTGAGTGA
- the LOC127787422 gene encoding uncharacterized protein LOC127787422 isoform X1 — MGWWHPDISLEDLLKLVKGFVDILILASGYQSSGSFAHWDTYNIKKAFQWGIFFENVFRRLRYSDDYEGSIKELDAALSEIKSNPFFPQGIAHLSSVTLRQASNFVLQYLLHALPLRDAHLKAFAIAAIEMDLSELQRTENDCIEVYLRRLVLQKSCADPDLDCRAFMEGSLISSRDVSNMKIDGDFTRPTIQELAKRQLAVSCISSAEAGLDILCKSIRQRNWNESDSSSFKELQNHATAPQTEDQLIDYDTWNCWRTHALSYFINRRTIGLVSGASMIFSASEAQWVQVFEKLNISAVNSDDMVEILLLGCVASKWSSLIEHFMLVSYDSISISRQYHEVCSFPLRRIQNLHSREEMMSPKVKSILKHLAVLLETQPHQLWKLSPALAAVGIPSWSPLFRLYLSELDSQFKGDSTTIRRCCCVQDRKEHKDFSEIFFLHIVVEKMEKEDVQKTACAYRRYCFLQNPVYTLPCQHPSRCNFDSLVK; from the exons TGGCACCCAGACATATCGCTTGAAGATCTGTTGAAATTGGTCAAAGGGTTTGTGGATATATTGATTTTGGCATCTGGGTATCAATCATCTGGCAGTTTTGCCCACTGGGACACCTACAACATCAAGAAAGCTTTTCAGTGGGGCATTTTCTTCGAGAAC GTTTTTAGGCGATTGAGGTACTCAGATGATTATGAAGGCTCAATAAAGGAACTTGATGCAGCGCTAtctgaaattaagtctaatccATTCTTCCCTCAA GGCATTGCACATTTATCATCTGTTACTCTTCGTCAAGCAAGCAACTTCGTATTGCAGTATCTACTCCATGCCTTACCACTGAGGGATGCACATCTGAAAGCTTTTGCAATAGCAGCTATAGAGATGGACCTTAGTGAGCTTCAAAGAACAGAAAATGATTGCATCGAGGTGTACCTTCGCAGACTGGTGCTGCAGAAGTCATGTGCAGATCCAGACTTGGATTGTAGGGCTTTCATGGAGGGCTCGTTAATTTCATCTCGAGATGTTTCCAATATGAAAATTGATGGTGATTTCACAAGGCCTACCATTCAGGAACTCGCAAAGAGGCAGTTGGCTGTATCATGCATATCCTCTGCAGAAGCTGGTTTGGATATCCTATGTAAGTCCATAAGACAAAGGAACTGGAATGAGTCTGACAGCAGCTCCTTTAAAGAACTGCAAAATCATGCCACAGCTCCACA GACTGAAGACCAATTGATTGATTATGACACATGGAACTGTTGGAGGACACATGCCCTTTCATACTTCATTAACAGGAGAACTATTGGATTGGTCTCAGGTGCCAGCATGATCTTCTCTGCTTCAGAGGCTCAATGGGTCCAGGTGTTTGAAAAGCTAAATATATCAGCAGTAAACAGTGATGATATGGTA GAGATCTTGTTACTAGGATGTGTTGCAAGCAAATGGAGTTCTTTGATTGAGCATTTCATGTTAGTTTCATATGATTCTATCTCTATATCAAGGCAATACCATGAAGTGTGCAGCTTCCCCCTAAGAAGGATTCAAAATCTTCATTCTAGAGAGGAAATGATGAGTCCTAAG GTTAAAAGCATTCTCAAGCATTTGGCTGTGCTTTTGGAAACTCAACCTCATCAATTATGGAAATTGTCCCCTGCCCTTGCAGCAGTTGGTATTCCATCCTG GTCACCTTTGTTTCGATTGTATCTAAGTGAATTGGACAGTCAATTCAAAGGAGATTCTACAACAATTAG ACGCTGCTGTTGTGTTCAAGATAGGAAAGAGCATAAAGACT TCTCAGAAATTTTCTTTCTCCATATTGTTGttgagaaaatggagaaagaagATGTACAGAAAACTGCTTGCGCATACAGGAGGTACTGCTTCCTCCAAAATCCTGTCTATACCTTACCTTGCCAACATCCGAGCAGATGCAACTTTGACTCTTTGGTCAAATAA
- the LOC127787422 gene encoding uncharacterized protein LOC127787422 isoform X2: MGWWHPDISLEDLLKLVKGFVDILILASGYQSSGSFAHWDTYNIKKAFQWGIFFENVFRRLRYSDDYEGSIKELDAALSEIKSNPFFPQGIAHLSSVTLRQASNFVLQYLLHALPLRDAHLKAFAIAAIEMDLSELQRTENDCIEVYLRRLVLQKSCADPDLDCRAFMEGSLISSRDVSNMKIDGDFTRPTIQELAKRQLAVSCISSAEAGLDILCKSIRQRNWNESDSSSFKELQNHATAPQTEDQLIDYDTWNCWRTHALSYFINRRTIGLVSGASMIFSASEAQWVQVFEKLNISAVNSDDMVEILLLGCVASKWSSLIEHFMLVSYDSISISRQYHEVCSFPLRRIQNLHSREEMMSPKVKSILKHLAVLLETQPHQLWKLSPALAAVGIPSWSPLFRLYLSELDSQFKGDSTTIRRCCCVQDRKEHKDCELAERIWCLYIYHVSGSHLKPRMNLAQNAGRES; the protein is encoded by the exons TGGCACCCAGACATATCGCTTGAAGATCTGTTGAAATTGGTCAAAGGGTTTGTGGATATATTGATTTTGGCATCTGGGTATCAATCATCTGGCAGTTTTGCCCACTGGGACACCTACAACATCAAGAAAGCTTTTCAGTGGGGCATTTTCTTCGAGAAC GTTTTTAGGCGATTGAGGTACTCAGATGATTATGAAGGCTCAATAAAGGAACTTGATGCAGCGCTAtctgaaattaagtctaatccATTCTTCCCTCAA GGCATTGCACATTTATCATCTGTTACTCTTCGTCAAGCAAGCAACTTCGTATTGCAGTATCTACTCCATGCCTTACCACTGAGGGATGCACATCTGAAAGCTTTTGCAATAGCAGCTATAGAGATGGACCTTAGTGAGCTTCAAAGAACAGAAAATGATTGCATCGAGGTGTACCTTCGCAGACTGGTGCTGCAGAAGTCATGTGCAGATCCAGACTTGGATTGTAGGGCTTTCATGGAGGGCTCGTTAATTTCATCTCGAGATGTTTCCAATATGAAAATTGATGGTGATTTCACAAGGCCTACCATTCAGGAACTCGCAAAGAGGCAGTTGGCTGTATCATGCATATCCTCTGCAGAAGCTGGTTTGGATATCCTATGTAAGTCCATAAGACAAAGGAACTGGAATGAGTCTGACAGCAGCTCCTTTAAAGAACTGCAAAATCATGCCACAGCTCCACA GACTGAAGACCAATTGATTGATTATGACACATGGAACTGTTGGAGGACACATGCCCTTTCATACTTCATTAACAGGAGAACTATTGGATTGGTCTCAGGTGCCAGCATGATCTTCTCTGCTTCAGAGGCTCAATGGGTCCAGGTGTTTGAAAAGCTAAATATATCAGCAGTAAACAGTGATGATATGGTA GAGATCTTGTTACTAGGATGTGTTGCAAGCAAATGGAGTTCTTTGATTGAGCATTTCATGTTAGTTTCATATGATTCTATCTCTATATCAAGGCAATACCATGAAGTGTGCAGCTTCCCCCTAAGAAGGATTCAAAATCTTCATTCTAGAGAGGAAATGATGAGTCCTAAG GTTAAAAGCATTCTCAAGCATTTGGCTGTGCTTTTGGAAACTCAACCTCATCAATTATGGAAATTGTCCCCTGCCCTTGCAGCAGTTGGTATTCCATCCTG GTCACCTTTGTTTCGATTGTATCTAAGTGAATTGGACAGTCAATTCAAAGGAGATTCTACAACAATTAG ACGCTGCTGTTGTGTTCAAGATAGGAAAGAGCATAAAGACT GTGAGCTTGCTGAAAGAATTTGGTGTCTTTACATCTATCATGTTTCTGGCTCCCATCTGAAACCCCGCATGAACTTGGCACAGAATGCTGGTCGGGAGTCATGA
- the LOC127786838 gene encoding protein PHOSPHATE STARVATION RESPONSE 1 isoform X1 — protein MKAHPVLSIQRSSERQLSNHGASGALSSSLPVLSSTLEEKYSMLPNCQQLLMERELVNTNSLALHASLPSNKGVVGPMLASTSGFSTDLQFSSVVPLERHSRKSFLISQSSDNGASMLLTHHSRTLQSTMSSNSDCWSKESLPNFFEYPVNTPSMDIQAGSNNNGGCVMTEELCKQNDWQVWADQLINDGDSLTSNWNEIFVDTNIEDPESKMAYQEMKSATKILTTQPQALQQISSPSLESSSLNLASSASSAPNKTRMHWTPELHEAFVEAVNKLGGGEKATPKGVLKLMKVEGLTIYHVKSHLQKYRTARYRPDSLEGSSEKKLTPIKEVASLDLKTGVEITEALRLQMELQKCLHEQLEIQRNLQLQIEEQGRYLKMIFERQSGAGDLLKASSPSSLGSSSAQTTDNVPSSPSKNEPSCSRLDNGESENARADAITASVQLLSGPTPSPQSE, from the exons ATGAAAGCACACCCGGTTTTATCTATTCAGAGATCAAGTGAAAGACAACTCAGCAATCATGGTGCTTCTGGAGCTCTTTCATCATCTTTACCTGTTCTTTCGTCCACCTTGGAGGAGAAATATTCCATGTTGCCCAACTGTCAACAGCTTCTAATGGAGAGGGAACTTGTTAACACAAATTCTCTGGCTCTTCATGCTTCTTTACCTTCAAACAAGGGGGTTGTTGGTCCCATGTTAGCATCTACATCAGGATTCTCCACTGATCTCCAGTTTTCTTCTGTTGTGCCCCTTGAAAGGCACTCAAGAAAgtcttttttaatttctcaGTCATCAGATAATGGGGCTTCAATGCTACTAACTCATCATTCTAGGACACTCCAATCTACAATGTCCAGTAACAGTGATTGCTGGAGTAAAGAGTCATTACCTAACTTCTTTGAATATCCTGTAAATACTCCTAGCATGGACATTCAAGCTGGCAGCAACAATAATGGAGGTTGTGTCATGACAGAAGAGCTTTGTAAACAAAATGACTGGCAGGTTTGGGCAGACCAGCTAATCAATGATGGTGATTCCTTGACTTCTAATTGGAATGAAATTTTTGTGGACACCAACATTGAAGATCCAGAATCAAAG atGGCGTATCAGGAAATGAAATCAGCTACGAAAATCTTGACAACCCAGCCCCAAGCACTCCAGCAGATTTCATCTCCATCTTTGGAGTCTTCTTCTCTTAACTTAGCATCTTCAGCAAGTAGTGCACCAAATAAGACACGCATGCATTGGACACCTGAACTTCATGAGGCATTTGTTGAAGCAGTCAACAAGCTTGGTGGCGGTGAAA AAGCTACTCCTAAGGGTGTATTGAAGCTAATGAAAGTAGAAGGTTTGACAATTTATCATGTCAAAAGCCACCTGCAG AAGTACAGAACAGCGAGATACAGACCAGATTCCTTGGAAG GATCTTCAGAAAAAAAGTTGACTCCAATTAAGGAAGTGGCATCCTTGGACTTGAAAAC GGGTGTTGAGATCACCGAAGCGTTACGCTTACAGATGGAACTCCAGAAGTGTCTGCATGAACAGCTAGAG ATTCAAAGAAATCTACAGCTGCAAATAGAAGAGCAAGGGAGATATctgaagatgatttttgagAGGCAAAGTGGAGCAGGTGACTTGCTGAAGGCCTCATCGCCGTCAAGCCTTGGAAGCAGCTCTGCTCAGACAACAGATAACGTCCCTAGTTCCCCTTCTAAAAATGAGCCTTCTTGCTCGAGGTTGGACAACGGAGAAAGTGAAAATGCACGAGCTGATGCCATCACAGCATCAGTGCAACTGCTCTCAGGTCCCACACCCAGCCCTCAAAGTGAGTGA
- the LOC127787423 gene encoding acid phosphatase 1-like: MGRDLWLFLAITGLFSSLAVGDWNILNQRRKPVDVGGTNLKNYCESWRMNVELNNIRGFDVVPQECIGYIGKYMTSTQYKVDIERAVEQVALYLSSCCRFKGDGKDAWIFDIDDTLLSTVPYFKKHNFGGEGLNATSLEGWMRETKAPALEHSLKLFHEIRGQGLKIFLISTRRECLRDATVDNLIKVGYHGWSSLILRGLDDEYREVQSYKAEARRRLVNEGYHIWGITGDQWSSFDGHPVAKRTFKLPNCLYYVS, encoded by the exons ATGGGAAGAGATCTGTGGCTGTTTCTTGCCATAACTGGCCTGTTTAGCAGCTTGGCAGTTGGAGACTGGAACATCTTGAATCAGAGGAGGAAGCCTGTAGATGTGGGTGGCACCAACTTGAAGAATTACTGTGAGAGTTGGAGGATGAATGTTGAGCTCAACAACATAAGGGGATTTGATGTTGTCCCCCAAGAATGCATTGGGTACATTGGAAAATACATGACATCGACTCAATATAAGGTTGACATCGAGAGGGCAGTCGAGCAAGTTGCACTCTATCTAAGTAGCTGCTGCAGATTTAAAGGTGATGGCAAAGATGCTTGGATATTTGACATTGATGACACTCTCTTGTCCACTGTTCCTTACTTCAAAAAACACAACTTCGG GGGGGAGGGACTGAATGCAACCTCTTTGGAAGGATGGATGAGAGAGACCAAGGCGCCGGCTCTTGAGCACTCACTGAAACTCTTCCATGAGATAAGAGGCCAAGGGCTTAAGATTTTTCTGATCTCAACAAGAAGGGAATGCCTTAGAGATGCCACTGTTGACAATCTCATCAAGGTTGGATATCATGGCTGGAGTAGTCTCATTTTAAG GGGCCTGGATGACGAGTATAGAGAGGTTCAGAGCTACAAAGCTGAGGCGAGAAGACGACTAGTCAATGAAGGGTACCACATATGGGGGATCACTGGAGATCAGTGGAGCAGTTTTGATGGGCACCCTGTTGCAAAAAGAACATTCAAGCTTCCAAACTGTTTGTACTATGTTTCCTGA